A region from the Canis aureus isolate CA01 chromosome 10, VMU_Caureus_v.1.0, whole genome shotgun sequence genome encodes:
- the SPAAR gene encoding small regulatory polypeptide of amino acid response, with protein METAVIGVVAVLLVVTVAITCLLCCFSCDSRAQDPQGGPGHSFTVATFRQEASLFTGPGHHAQPTTGARDFWTFM; from the coding sequence ATGGAAACAGCCGTGATTGGAGTGGTGGCAGTGCTGCTTGTGGTCACCGTAGCCATCACCTGCCTCCTCTGCTGCTTCAGCTGTGACTCGAGGGCCCAGGATCCTCAGGGGGGCCCTGGCCACAGCTTCACGGTGGCCACCTTTCGCCAGGAGGCTTCTCTCTTCACAGGGCCGGGTCACCATGCCCAGCCGACGACGGGTGCCCGGGACTTCTGGACCTTCATGTGA
- the LOC144321744 gene encoding olfactory receptor 2S2: MEKANWSSPVAGFILLGLSDHPRLEKMFFVLILLMYLVILLGNGVLILVTILDSRLHTPMYFFLGNLSFLDICYTTSSVPLVLDGFLTPRKTISFSACAVQMFLSFTMGATECVLLGMMAFDRYVAICNPLRYPVVMSKAAYVPMAVSSWAIGGTASVVHTSLTIQLPFCGNNVINHLACEILAVLRLACVDISINVISMRVANVILLGVPVLFISISYVFIIATILRIPSAEGRRKAFSTCSAHFTVVVIFYGTLFFMYRKPKSKDSLGQNKEDLSDKLIPLFYGVVTPMLNPIIYSLRNKDVKSAVRNLMSQKCFTR; the protein is encoded by the coding sequence ATGGAAAAAGccaactggtcctcccctgtggcgGGGTTCATTCTCCTGGGACTCTCAGACCACCCAAGGTTGGAGAAAATGTTTTTTGTGCTCATCCTCCTgatgtacctggtgatcctgctgGGCAACGGGGTCCTCATCCTGGTGACCATCCTTGACTCCCGCCTGCACacacccatgtacttcttcctgggGAACCTCTCCTTCCTGGACATCTGCTACACAACCTCCTCAGTCCCTCTAGTCCTGGATGGCTTCCTGACCCCCAGGAAAACCATCTCCTTCTCAGCCTGTGCTGTGCAGATGTTTCTCTCTTTTACCATGGGAGCCACAGAGTGTGTGCTTCTGGGCATGATGGCATTtgatcgctatgtggccatctgtaacCCGCTGAGGTACCCTGTGGTCATGAGCAAGGCTGCCTATGTGCCCATGGCTGTCAGCTCCTGGGCTATTGGTGGTACTGCTTCTGTGGTACACACATCCTTGACAATTCAGTTGCCTTTCTGTGGAAACAATGTCATCAATCACCTTGCCTGTGAGATCCTGGCTGTCCTGAGATTGGCCTGTGTTGACATCTCCATCAATGTCATCAGCATGCGGGTGGCCAATGTGATCTTGCTGGGGGTCCCAGTTCTGTTCATCTCTATCTCTTATGTGTTCATCATTGCTACCATCCTGAGGATCCCCTCAGCTGAGGGGAGGAGAAAGGCTTTCTCCACCTGCTCTGCCCACTTCACTGTGGTGGTCATCTTCTACGGGACCTTATTTTTCATGTATAGAAAGCCCAAATCTAAGGATTCCCTGGGACAAAACAAAGAGGACCTTTCAGATAAGCTCATTCCCCTTTTCTACGGAGTAGTGACGCCCATGCTCAACCCCATCATCTACAGCCTCAGGAACAAGGACGTGAAGTCTGCTGTGAGGAACCTGATGTCTCAGAAGTGCTTCACCAGGTGA